In Dysidea avara chromosome 3, odDysAvar1.4, whole genome shotgun sequence, a single window of DNA contains:
- the LOC136250899 gene encoding ragulator complex protein LAMTOR2-like has product MLKPKALSRVLEQANTGGIKVSVLLNMEGNIMAHASSQQAGLDVTTSAIAANVWRVYEKVGKVAFQQQKLSFISLDCENGVVAIKKIANLLLCLYAQESVGAGLLKRKAEALAKYLEEPMTQIATTT; this is encoded by the exons ATGTTGAAGCCGAAGGCGCTGTCTAGAGTGTTAGAACAAGCGAACACTGGAGGAATCAAAGTCTCAGT TTTGTTAAACATGGAGGGGAACATCATGGCTCATGCTAGCAGTCAGCAGGCTGGACTAGATGTGACCACTAGTGCTATTGCTGCTAATGTTTGGAGAGTGTATGAGAAGGTTGGTAAGGTGGCGTTCCAGCAGCAGAAACTGAGTTTCATCTCTCTTGACTGTGAG AATGGAGTGGTAGCCATTAAGAAGATTGCCAACTTATTGCTCTGTTTGTATGCTCAAGAATCTGTTGGGGCTGGACTACTTAAAAGAAag GCCGAGGCATTAGCGAAGTATCTAGAAGAACCAATGACTCAAATAGCAACTAcaacttag
- the LOC136250898 gene encoding ribonuclease P protein subunit p21-like: MGKKKGGKNKQSVIPHKEAMLRMNFLYQAAYTAVDSAESFSTSRYYINTMKTIAKKLVLRIDPSMKRTVCKRCNTLLIPGKTSSSRLRSRREKHVVVKCWTCGMVKRYKTAPGYALWCDRSENIIQKTDTIDP, encoded by the exons ATGGGCAAAAAGAAGGGTGGTAAGAACAAGCAGAGCGTGATACCTCACAAAGAGGCTATGTTGAGGATGAACTTCTTATACCAG GCTGCTTACACTGCTGTGGACAGTGCAGAAAGTTTTTCCACATCGAGGTATTACATTAACACTATGAAAACCATAGCCAAGAAGTTAGTACTAAGAAT TGATCCCAGCATGAAGAGGACTGTGTGTAAACGCTGCAACACTTTGCTCATACCAGGAAAGACATCATCATCACGACTAAGAA GTCGCAGAGAGAAACACGTTGTTGTGAAGTGTTGGACTTGTGGTATGGTGAAGAGGTACAAGACAGCACCAGGGTACGCCCTCTGGTGTGACAGAAGTGAGAACATCATCCAAAAGACTGACACCATAGATCCATGA
- the LOC136250894 gene encoding ribosome biogenesis regulatory protein homolog: protein MTEESTQPTTLDVDTILAAKQSQYKTTEVHKEIDIETDIGNLLATDNNVLEVDKLKKDANDYLMQIARDNVQILINEVWKLPTKKKEDVVLAELPAPTTTLPREKPIPKPKAPTKWELFAKEKGIKKKKRSRMVFDEKAQEWKPRYGYKRVNDPKDDWVLEVPQNADQYDDQFEKKSKEREERIAKNEYQRLRNLARDKKGKVKVPIPPSSQSWNKEQLTKALSIAKSSTASAGKFTSSLPSEPVPKNTGKKRQYLPVTGSSKDEKQRNLDILEKLSKPPVLDVTKAVNKKVAEDERQTHLKRKATEQGGSKKKIQKNSKSGKKKSSFKPMQKKTGGRKFKGGKKQFNKKK from the exons ATGACTGAGGAAAGTACACAGCCTACTACACTAGACGTGGACACTATACTGGCTGCCAAGCAGAGTCAGTACAAGACTACGGAAGTTCACAAGGAAATTGATATAGAGACTGATATTGGCAATCTATTGGCAACTGATAATAATGTGCTGGAGGTTGACAAGCTCAA GAAAGATGCAAATGATTATTTGATGCAGATAGCAAGGGACAATGTTCAGATTCTCATCAATGAAGTTTGGAAG CTACCTACTAAGAAGAAAGAGGACGTGGTACTAGCAGAG TTACCAGCACCAACAACAACTTTACCTAGAGAAAAGCCA ATTCCTAAACCTAAAGCACCTACCAAGTGGGAACTTTTTGCCAAAGAGAAG GGGATCAAAAAGAAGAAACGTTCTCGTATGGTATTTGATGAGAAGGCACAAGAATGGAAGCCTCGTTATGGGTACAAGAGAGTAAATGATCCCAAAGATGATTGGGTGTTGGAAGTTCCTCAGAATGCAG ACCAATACGATGATCAGTTTGAGAAGAAGTCTAAGGAGAGAGAAGAGAGAATAGCCAAAAACGAGTACCAAAGACTAAGAAATTTAGCCAGAGATAAAAAGGGAAAAGTGAAAG TACCAATTCCTCCAAGTAGTCAAAGCTGGAATAAAGAACAG CTGACAAAGGCTCTTAGTATTGCAAAGTCATCCACAGCATCAGCTGGAAAGTTTACATCATCGCTG CCATCAGAGCCAGTTCCTAAGAACACTGGTAAGAAGAGGCAATATCTACCAGTTACTGGAAGTTCTAAGGATGAAAAACAGCGAAATCTTGACATATTAGAGAAGCTGTCTAAGCCCCCTGTACTGGATGTGACAAAG GCAGTGAATAAAAAAGTTGCTGAAGATGAGCGTCA AACACATCTAAAGAGAAAGGCCACAGAACAAGGAGGAAGTAAAAAGAAAATTCAAAAGAATTCGAAGTCAGGTAAAAAGAAGTCATCATTCAAGCCAATGCAGAAAAAGACTGGTGGAAGAAAGTTTAAAGGAGGCAAAAAACAGTTTAACAAGAAAAAGTAG